tagtttttgttggACTGTTTGCTACCTGGTGCCTTGTGTTGACCTGCCAgttttttcagctgtgtctgtgtttgtctgtcactgtgacctttgacctctgtatgtgcgtgtgtgcaggGCAATCGTGTGGCTGCAGAACCGACGGGAGGCAACCATGGAGCGCTCTCGACCGTCCACCACGGTGCGGCGGGACGATCCTGGAGAGTTCAGGGTGGGTCGGCTCAAACACGAGCGGGTCAAAGTCCCCCGAGGAGAAGCCATGATGGAGTGGGCTGAGTCCGTCATGCAGGTCCACGCCGACAGGAAGTCCGTGCTGGAGGTGAGCGGTCATTTACCGTTTCTAAAACGACTTTGTaagtttaaagctgcagctgtgaccAAACAGAATCACGCTCTCTGAGTCCACGTTCATCTAGAGTTACACCAGCTGTATGCTCATTTTACAGGTGGAGTTTCAGGGTGAGGAGGGAACCGGTCTCGGCCCGACTCTGGAGTTTTACGCTCTGGTGGCTGCTGAGTTTCAGAGGACGTCTCTGGGAATCTGGTTGTGCGACGACGACTTTCCCGACGACGAGTCACGACAGGTCAGACACGCATCTTCATCAGCTGATCTGTTGCCGGTCAAATGTTTCATTCTTCTCACAGGACTTCCAGCATCACGCCCCTCTGTGTTTCAGGTGGACCTGGGCGGTGGTCTGAAGCCTCCTGGTTTTTACGTGCAGCGTTCCTGCGGCCTGTTCCCGGCTCCGTTCCCTCAGGACAGCGAGGAGCTGGAGCGAATCACCAAGCTCTTCCACTTCCTGGGCATCTTCCTGGCCAAGTGCATCCAGGACAACCGGCTGGTGGACCTACCCGTCTCGCAGCCCTTCTTCAAGCTGCTCTGCATGGGGGACATCAAGTCCAACATGAGCAAGCTGCTGTATCAGTCCCGCGGCTCGCCGCACGGCCACGACCCTGAGCGACCCCACCTGCAgcccttcctgctgctgtctgaggTGCGGTCGGAGGCTTCCACCGAAGAGAGCCAGGAGACCTACTCCGTGGGCAGCTTTGACGAGGACTCCAAGTCTGAGTTCATCATGGACCCCCCGAAACCCAAACCACCCGCCTGGTACCATGGCATCCTCACCTGGGAAGACTTCCAGCTGGTCAACCCCCACAGGTTAGATGTGAACCTGCAGAAACTGAGAcacatgaagtgtgtgtgtgtgtgtgtgtgtgtttaaagtgtaATGAAACATGTCACTATTTAACTTCCTGTGTGCTGGATTAGTGAGAACACTCAGGTTAACTGtcttctctctgctccttcTCCATCAGGGCGAGTTTCCTGaaggaggtgaaggagctgGCGGTGAAGAGGAGGCAGATTCTGGCCAGTAAGAGTTTATCTGAAGATGAGAAGAACACCCGACTGCAGGACCTGATGCTGAGGAACCCGCTGGGCTCCGGACCCCCCCTCAGCATCGAGGACCTCgggtaaaacacacagatcagTCCTTGATGTTTTTGTGGGGACTGTGTCCATTATGTGTCTGCAGACATTTACaggcctgtttgttttgtgcctTTAAAGATTTACAGACAAGTTTAAAAATGACCTGGACCTTCTCAGACCACACCCTACCTGGTTTGAGACCACTGCAGGTCTTTCTGAGATCAGTGTGCTCCTGGGTTTGGACTTTGTTCTGTTCTGCAGGGTCAGTTGCTTGGTTTTCTTCATGGTCAGAACAGGAATAACACGACTCCCTCTCTGCAGGTTAAACTTCCAGTTCTGTCCATCGTCCAAGGTCCACGGTTTCTCAGCTGTGGACCTTAAACCGAACGGAGACGACGAGgtaacaacacaaacaagttCTGTTGTGGTCACACCATCACAGACGGGTTCCTGTCTCAATGTTCTCTACAGAGAACCTCAGTTTAGTTGGTCCTgaagctctttgtgtgtgtgtgtctgtgtgtgtagatggTGACCATGGAGAACGCAGAGGAGtatgtggagctgatgtttgATTTCTGCATGCACACTGGCATCCAGAAGCAGATGGAGGCATTCAGAGGTAAACacgcagtaacacacacacacacacacacacagtaacacacacactctctctcactctcacactcgCTCTCCTCCTCAGAGGGATTTAATCGAGTGTTCCCGATGGAGAAGTTGAGCTCTTTCAGCCATAAGGAGGTTCAGATGATCCTCTGTGGTAACCAGTCACCTTCCTGGACTGCCGATGACATCATTAACTATACTGAACCAAAGCTGGGTTACACCAGAGACAGGTGAGTCGTCGCACACCTGAGCGTCCCCCAGCTGCTCGTCAACACTCACtaaccttcctcctcctcttcctcagtccCGGCTTCCTGCGCTTCGTTAGAGTTCTGTGTGGGATGTCGTCTGACGAGAGGAAAGCCTTCCTGCAGTTCACCACCGGCTGCTCCACGCTGCCCCCTGGAGGCCTGGCCAACCTGCACCCCCGCCTCACCATCGTCAGGAAGGTACAGGGTCCTCCTCCTGTCCCCCCCGTCTGCTCCTCCTGTCCCCCCCGTCTGCTCCTCCTGTCCCCCCCCGTCTGCTCCTCCTGTCCCCCCCGTCTGCTCCTCCTGTCCTGACTTTCCTCTGGCTCTGGTCAAACTCAGtattttgatgatgatgatcaggccgtctgattggctgctgcttGTCCTCAGGTCGACGCCACAGACTCCAGTTACCCATCAGTCAACACGTGCGTCCACTACCTGAAGCTTCCTGAATATTCGTCAGAGGACATCATGAGGGAGCGGCTCCTGGCCGCCACCATGGAGAAAGGCTTCCACCTCAACTGACCTGCAGCCGCCGCCGCGCTGAGCATGCTCCTCTCGTCTCGTCTGTCGCCGCCGCCGCGTGATGGACGGATCAGCCAGCCAATCCAAACCAGCCGACCGAAGGACTCGCCGCCCGcctgctgcaggaggagaaggggaggaagaggagagtaAATGAAAAAGAACGCTCCTCCTCACATCCTTAACATCTCCTTCGCtcgtctcctctctccttcatcctcatcagcagcatcctcctcctcatccacctGAGCTGCTGTTGGTTCCTGTTGCTGCaggctgtgtgcgtgtgtgtgtgtgtggggaccttcctcctcttcctcctcctcagtttAGTGCCTGCTGTGACTCGTAGCGTTCAGTTCGTCCTTCCAACAATCATGCCCCTCCcactttagtttttctttcacagctttttgtttccatgtgtgtgagacagttTCCGGGTTGTTTCTGACCGCCtgtaaaggtcaaaggtcagagtgTGTCTGGTGTTTTCCAATGAAGCTATAGAGGCAGAAAcactggttgtgtgtgtgacacatctacagagaaaaagaaagcagctCTGCTCTCcctgtattttctttgtatattataaacatttatttaactcAAGTTGCAGTTTGAGCTAAACAGATATTTTCAAATGTGTATGCTCcgaaaaataatcattaaaatgtttgcaaagtatgAAGTAAAGACGCTTCCTGTGCTTTGTGAAGGGAGGCTGCACAGCAGTGACTGTGGCTCAGAACCCGGTTtgaaaacccagcagggagccacaccgctgacctggctcatGGTTCTTCAGCTGATAAACTTAATTTACTGTAGTTCACCCAGTTACtggtgtgtgtgaatttttAATGCTCCCAGCAGCTTCAGGGGACGACACCTGGCAGCTTTATTACAGGCATAGATGACAAACAGGACAAaccacagtttttaaaagtcaGTCAAAAGTCCGATTTGAGTCCGGGTCCTGTCGGtctgtgacatcacttcctgGGAATGAAGCACTGTCCCGTGGGGAGTCAGCTGTCGGCCATCTTGTCGATGGCGGTGAGGGGAGCGAGGACTCTGCTCTTGTTGGTTTCCACGATGTGCCCATTCTGGATCATCTCGTCCAGGATGATGTGAACTCGGTCCAGGTTGAACATGATCTGGAGACGACGCAGCGTcaaggaaacaaacagaaggTCCTGCTGCAAACACAAGCTCCACCCACTGTCTGTTGTGCTTCTCTATCATTTCACCACCAGACTGGGACTGTGCTGCAGATACAGTGACCAGTGAATTGAGATTAGTTTATATCTTAAACTAGTGATTAGTAAGGATGTCTTTCTTTGACACAGAGAGATGTTGTGGATCTCTAAACAGTAACTACAGGAGAGTGAGTGGACTGAACAGCAGCACGAATCACAGTTCAGGAAAAAAGTCTGATCTGAAACGATTCGTTTGTTCCAGCGAGATAAAACTGAAGAGCTTTTTAAAATGAGCCGTTCATTTATTACCTCAGCTGTCACTAAACATGTCGACACACTGCGACGcttaaaactgcacaaacatCTGTTCTTCTTTTTACTACACAACTTACACACATTCAGTGTCATGTTAGCATTAGCACCATGCCAACAGGGGGCAGTGTGTTAAAGGATACGTCCAGTTCACTCTGTGGGGAACAAACATACAGCTGGTTAAACAGGAAGCTCCTGATTATTAGTGAGTGTATTTATTCTGCTCTTCATTCAGCCTTTTTACAACACTGGAGAATAAATGCTGCTCATGTGACACGAGTCTGACAGTGAACTCACCACGCGGCTGAAGTATTTATCCAAAACCTCCACGAAGTTATGGACCAGCTCGTAGATGGACAGCTCATTCTGTGGGAGACAGAACATCACACAGCAGGTCAGGTTCAGCGCTTTCTCTCACATACTTTTCTGTATCCACATTCCAGAACATACTAGAACCCAGGCTcggttcccatatgttccttccagtttggctccatcagaagcttctccataaatgtccaaccaatgtgaagcgtcctggtctctccactgccccccctcctccatgttgatgtttcccacactgaatgatgacgacaggcgacatgtgcagaggagggagacgttaaaacgaccacatggattctggtcTGACCTGAAAATTCACAACCTAGAAAGTGGATGATTTTTGTGGGATCTGGTTTGTTTACTGTGTTCCAGTAGGACCAGTGACGGACACTAACTGGGAGCTTCTGGATCTAGGGGTTAgtcataaaataaactgaatcaataaaaataaagtctCACCTCAGTGTCTGTGACCCCGACCACGATGTACAGAGCAGCATACTGACGGTAAACCAGCTTAAAGTCTTTGTACTCCACAAACGAACACTGCaagcagagaggagcagggTTAAAGgagcatgctgctgttttttaaaaggaTAACCACTGTGTGCACTTCAGGTACCTGGTCTTTCTTGCGGCTCAGGCAGCAGCGGACCACGTCTGCCTCCAATGCTGCTCTCCTATTCAACTCCACAGGCTGATAATACCGGGACAGTCGGGTCTGACCCTGTCGGTTCACCATCAGCACGAACTTTATCATCCTCCGACTGCAGCCTGGCAAATACGTGTTTCAGAGCTGAAAGAATCCATGAAGTCATCAGGAGAtaattcattcatctttttcctTCTGCAGAGGACACTTTTGACTGAGGTTTCTTgacaataatgaaaattaaatcCTACAATTAACATAACCCTGAAATCTGGTTCAACTTCAGATgttgaaaaaaattaaaacttggGATTCCTCGGTGTCCGAGGAGCACTTGAATGCATCACACCACAGTGTAGTTATTCTCCTTTATTACCGGTAATAACGAcgctttaaaataaacaataaaacttctatataaccGTCGAACATACCGGCATCCTCCGGTTATTAACGAGGTTTATTATTGAACTTACCGCAGTTGTTAGCTTGGGTCTGGACTGAAGCTAAACGGCAAAAAACAACAGGCTAATTCCTGTTAGCTTGTTTTTAAAGGCGCATGTTTCTAACACGTCGTTCAGAGGCTGAAGTtcaattattttatatatcatatattatataatttacATTGTATCTTATATTATAAGTGACGTTCAAGTTTAAACTATGAAACAGACAAATTCCTGTTTCAGTCGATGTGAAGCTAACTAGCCTTTAGCATAACTAACGCATGCGCATTAGGACGCTCAACTGGTGCGTTCACCGATACTAGGTCAAATGGTAAATAAGAACTTTAGTGTTTATTCCGGAGTGTAATTTGCTTTATATAAAACTGGAAGACAATAAAACTGTATCAACAGAAACTATAAGATGTAAAGGACGATAAGCTGATGATTCTTTTGTGGTTTTTAAGATGAACTAGAAGATCGAGGAAATATTTCTACTACCACTGGGTGGCATTAAAGCTGCAAATTTCCAAATTCTCCTCATTATCTTCACTTCAAATGAAATGGCTTGAATTAGTCCTGATATACTATGGGATGGAACAAACGGGAGAGGCAGGCATTGGTGTTTTCACGGGTGATTTAAGTGAATACTGTGCAGCTGATATTTATATGCTGCAGTGTCCGTAACACTATCTGCACCTGTATTTTCAGGGTAAATGCAAATAAGCAGCAGTGAAAGGTCAATTCCAAGCCTTTATATAAGTTTATCACGTCAAACTAGACTCCTTCTCCCCAATTAAACCTCTCCGCTGTCTGTACTCTACGTCGCGTTTATAGTGTCGATCCAATTTCCTACGTTTTCCCTGAACCTGGAACGCAGCGCGGTGTGTTTGGATGACAGGGAAGAAACAGGATGGAAGTGTCCCGTCATGCAGCGCGGCTGGGTTCTCCCTCAGTGACCGTCGGATCCAGGGAGAGAGCAGTAATGGCGGCCGGTTAGACCCA
The nucleotide sequence above comes from Mastacembelus armatus chromosome 22, fMasArm1.2, whole genome shotgun sequence. Encoded proteins:
- the ap4s1 gene encoding AP-4 complex subunit sigma-1 — its product is MIKFVLMVNRQGQTRLSRYYQPVELNRRAALEADVVRCCLSRKKDQCSFVEYKDFKLVYRQYAALYIVVGVTDTENELSIYELVHNFVEVLDKYFSRVSELDIMFNLDRVHIILDEMIQNGHIVETNKSRVLAPLTAIDKMADS